A genomic segment from Aspergillus puulaauensis MK2 DNA, chromosome 1, nearly complete sequence encodes:
- a CDS encoding ketohexokinase (COG:G;~EggNog:ENOG410PKFM;~InterPro:IPR029056,IPR002173,IPR011611,IPR034093;~PFAM:PF00294;~go_function: GO:0004454 - ketohexokinase activity [Evidence IEA];~go_function: GO:0016773 - phosphotransferase activity, alcohol group as acceptor [Evidence IEA];~go_process: GO:0006000 - fructose metabolic process [Evidence IEA]) codes for MSLVAVGACYVDTILTTPHYPGEDEKLRASRISRRRGGNCPNTLEVLQQLVAQSSAAEKTPLNLIAILPAHSSVASRQIREAFEPRVSLTDCIYREQFQEPASSYIIKSEASGSRTIVNYNELPEMTLEEFRPITDRLGIQDAWYHFEGRIPDVTLACIRHIRDRYPNTKISVEVEKPGREGLQELAEEADVVFYSKSWAQANGYKSAEECVRKQSSRAHKASLLCCTWGQDGAAAFETTPTNFVHSPAYTPEGFQVVDTIGAGDTFIAGMLYGLICKGDSWDLSQKLSMANRLAGTKVAQEGFNNLGRVLGASP; via the exons ATGTCTCTGGTCGCAGTAGGCGCGTGCTATGTCGATACAATATTAAC AACACCGCATTACCCCGGAGAGGATGAAAAGCTACGTGCTTCCAGAATCTCGCGTCGACGGGGAGGAAACTGTCCAAATACCCTAGAGGTGTTGCAACAGCTCGTCGCGCAGAGTTCAGCGGCCGAGAAAACACCGCTAAATCTTATCGCCATCCTACCTGCGCACTCTTCTGTTGCTTCCCGGCAAATCCGAGAGGCCTTTGAGCCTCGAGTATCTCTCACCGATTGCATCTATCGTGAGCAGTTCCAGGAGCCGGCTTCTAGCTATATCATCAAGAGCGAAGCGTCCGGTAGCCGGACAATCGTCAATTATAATGAGCTCCCGGAGATGACGTTAGAGGAGTTCCGCCCGATCACTGACAGACTAGGAATCCAAGACGCTTGGTATCATTTTGAA GGCCGCATACCAGATGTGACTTTGGCCTGTATACGTCATATCCGAGACCGCTATCCGAACACCAAGATCAGTGTAGAGGTGGAAAAGCCTGGACGAGAAGGACTACAGGAACTCGCTGAGGAAGCAGACGTGGTGTTTTATTCAAAAAGCTGGGCCCAG GCCAATGGATACAAGTCCGCTGAGGAATGTGTTCGAAAGCAATCATCCCGGGCACATAAGGC GTCACTTCTTTGTTGTACGTGGGGGCAAGACGGAGCTGCAGCCTTTGAAACCACCCCTACAAACTTCGTACATAGTCCAGCGTACACGCCGGAGGGTTTCCAGGTAGTCGA CACAATTGGAGCAGGAGACACCTTCATTGCCGGGATGCTATATGGTTTAATCTGCAAGGGAGATTCCTGGGACCTTTCGCAAAAGTTGAGCATGGCGAATCGTCTTGCAGGAACAAAAGTCGCCCAGGAAGGATTCAATAATCTTGGACGAGTCTTAGGAGCGAGTCCCTAA
- a CDS encoding uncharacterized protein (COG:S;~EggNog:ENOG410PR7E): protein MSPLKDASSTSSGKDSAPAPPIVRRSKTMPTDSPSAKFLYTIIKQLDLKGIDWNLVASQLDISNGHAARMRYHRFRNQMEGIHFTQRKRASTKPPKSSINPLKMKKQKEITPEPEQEVKAEFKGEPLTESAYKMDPELQMKTDPYLSQPSSSLADIPQYEPQTLTPSYPHSHSPSFAPSIATPYQNMSLTPEFRMYSPMPPYPPVPNSVDQSYQTPVEWTPVQVGSLNPSEEYNDAEILEDSMKKEWEGQDNIVWKE, encoded by the exons ATGTCTCCGCTGAAGGATGcttcgtcgacctcctccgGGAAGGACtctgctccagctcctcccaTCGTTAGGCGCAGCAAAACCATGCCAACTGATAGTCCGTCAGCAAAGTTCCTCTATAccatcatcaagcagctcGACCTCAAAGGT ATCGACTGGAACCTAGTCGCATCGCAGCTTGACATATCCAACGGCCATGCCGCCCGTATGCGCTACCACCGCTTCCGAAACCAGATGGAGGGGATCCACTTTACGCAGCGGAAGCGAGCATCAACCAAGCCTCCCAAGTCGAGCATCAACCCCCTCAAaatgaagaagcagaaagagaTCACGCCAGAGCCGGAACAGGAGGTCAAAGCCGAATTCAAAGGCGAACCGCTCACAGAGAGCGCCTACAAGATGGATCCAGAGCTTCAGATGAAAACCGACCCGTACCTCTCCCAGCCGTCCTCCAGTCTCGCTGATATCCCGCAATATGAGCCGCAGACATTGACTCCATCGTATCCGCATTCGCATTCTCCTTCCTTTGCTCCTTCTATCGCAACCCCATACCAAAACATGTCTTTGACTCCGGAGTTCCGCATGTATTCACCCATGCCTCCTTATCCTCCAGTTCCGAACTCGGTCGACCAAAGCTACCAGACCCCGGTTGAATGGACCCCAGTCCAAGTTGGGTCATTAAATCCGTCTGAGGAATATAATGATGCTGAGATCCTGGAGGACTCTATGAagaaagaatgggaagggcaGGACAATATCGTTTGGAAGGAGTGA